A segment of the Necator americanus strain Aroian chromosome IV, whole genome shotgun sequence genome:
cactgttttctacaggaagttcgactggagcgcaccagccttgtgccccgccgaatcttccgggccgtttttttacggcaattaggaggaaatggacggaatcaccctcctctctataatctactatcccttataagaatactccaccagaaatctgcaccacctcaatggggtgatgcctttaagcaactgaaatcagcaaaaaaaaaaaaaacagatcacCTTTTTTGCGGTTTCACTTGCTTCTCGAAAAGTTCCCGTCCTGATGCTGTCATTAATTGAAGGCGCTCAATACGTTCACGTTTTTGCTGTCTGCAAGAATGGTTTGTAACTacagttttaaaaatatctttaATCCCTAACGAACTGAGGCCGCTAAAACCCACTTTCGACTTTTCTCTCCAGGCTGCAGATCGAGCTCACATATCTTCTGCGCTATCTCCGGGTATTCAGCAACAAGTGCCCTTTCGAAATCCTCAAGGCTTCCATGAATATCCTCGTCACCTCCAGTCGGTGAACGCTCAAGCGCTGTTGATGCATCAAAATCGTTGGAGAACGGATCGCACATGATGATCCCTTCAAGTCTATTCATTGATCTTGCATGATCTGCTAAACCACTGATCTGGTATAACAAAACGTTCGATCATAACTAGTAAAAATGGACGGCAGTATATCGAAAGGCTCAGTTCATCAAGGAAACTGTCTACAAGGGATTGCAACGTTCAAGTCTTCAACAGCCATGCGCATGTTCAAATGAGCAGTTTTGTTTCCGCCATTGGAATCGCAACCTTTGAAGAGAGCGGAGAGGAGAAATtgatggagaagaaaaaaattaaaaggcaaaagcaagaaaaatagcTCTTCATTGCGCCGTAATTAGTGCCCGTACAATCGTCAATGGCTATGTTTATCACGACGATCGCGACACGTCCCTGCCCAATTACTGTTTCGCTGCTAAGGTAGTCGGGTAGGGTTACTCTGCCGCGCTAGAATCGACATTTGACATGAGTTAGCTATGCACTTCTGgtaactaataataaaataatataagagGCCAACCGATAAtgaagccagtgtttttatcctcccaaacaagtttGATACCTATTTAtggaccccggaaggatgagaggcttggtcGGCACTAGGGCGGTCTCGAACCGTGTGACCACAGTGGACCTCTGACCGGCTGCGCCGTGTCTTCCTTTTCTGCTAGTACTTCTAGTCTATATGTCGTCGATCCTCTAGGACTGACGCTTAGGATTTAAGGCTGATTCAGCTTCACCTCTGGTAATGATCTGCGAATGATGATCTGCCGCCTTCTTAAacgtttttctgcttttcaaaTATGAAAGCTATTTGTCACTTAGGAGCGATCTTTCTGCTCTATGTACGATTTTGCTCGCCGTAGAGGTATAGCGTGTACCTACCCGAGCACGGGTACCTTATCACCACTGTTTTTATGCATAACGCTCCACCTCTTTCCCTTGTACCAATTAAAGAAAGGCTCATCGCAATGGAAGACATTCGGAGATCGCAGACTGTACTCATATCTGATCGCAAATCTAAATCTGTGGGTTTCCAGTCTGATTGTTATATGCAGTccagtcaaaacgacatgaaacacggtgtagttgcgctcgaagcagtgcggtggagatagcggttggaatcgagatgggaccatagCGAGCTGCTGCGGTGCAAAGTGCGAACATGCATCCTCAATCGATCGTAACCGCTGCGCTTCACCGCATCGCTTTGGGGCGGGTCCCTTGCGCAACTGCGGTGTGCTTCACTGCAGTTCGTTTTGACACTACTGTACGTCCGATCTACCCAGATATTAGTATGGAAACTACATACGATTTGTTGTTTGCATAGCACAAATTACCATCCTGCTGTAGGCTGCATCACTTACCGCTGCTTTTCAATCGACTGTGCGAACATGCATCCTCAATCGACTGTACCTCTTTTATCGACGAACTATCTTAATATCAGCTATAATCTATCCCCTGTTCCTACCAGTGGTACGGTGTGGgctcctcttctttctttccaccATATACCATAAAACTCAATCAATCtccaaatttcaaatgatcattttcaaaagaataaatCTACTGCTTGTAATAGCTATTTCTGGATCCTACATACAGAAGAGGATTATGTTTTACCGTTTAAGATTTTCTAGATAAAATACACCTATAAACAATGACAGTGACAATAtgcttttccttttctaaagaaaaataggaaaaatggGCAGTCATGTGCAACAAGCAGCTCCTACTTGACATTTCTCCGACTgatcaagaaaaacaaatcaacTTTATATCCCAACGGTAATTTGATAAtatcgtgatttttttttcctttaatacGTTTCTCTTTGAATTTTATCGTCCATATTCTATTCTTAGCATCACTaaaatgattttattgatCAAACAGCAGCATGATTTTATTGATCGAATAACACCAGATGGTATGTGCGAAGTATAGAGTATATTGTAAATTTTTCGTAACGACTTCAAATTATCCCTCAATACGTATTTTCCAATATGTTCCTCCCAAGGCCAACCATTCCCGTTGCACCCAACAATTCAGAATAAGCACTGCAATGTTTGTCGTAACAGCACCGTTTTCTCATCACCATGGAAACCCTCTCGTTTACTTAACTTGCTCAGCGTcaattcacgtcatttcaaaATGTGATGCTTAAAACTACCAGACCTCCTTTGAATCTAGAACTATCGACCCTTATAGGAGGAGATCTTCTGCAGGGAATCGAAACCTTGACACAAAAGCTGCCGAATTTCTTTGCCATCACATCCTTCCCTAGTTCTTAATAGTCCAACAAAACTCCACAAACTTCATAACTATGCATTACGCAAACATATCGCTGAGCTCCATGGGTTTTCTTTATGTTATGTAAACAAATTACCAGACGATAATGGGATTTCTTCATCcaaacaaaacacaaacatGTGGTATTTGTTCTCAAAAACACGCGGTTCGGCTATTTGTAATTGACCATTCATCTCCTGCAAGTCAGTTGTTACGTTTAGAAGTATAGATGCAATTCTTGATACGGAATAATGCAAAAAACCACATCAACTCTACTCCTTAGACAATGGCATAGTCCACACCGCTTATATTCTATTTTGAAGTTCTTAAACTCTTTCTTGCATGTTTTACAAAACACTAGTTCTCCTTAAAATTCCTATAAATCGAAGTATACCGTAGTTTTCCAGATAATCAACTAATTCTCAG
Coding sequences within it:
- a CDS encoding hypothetical protein (NECATOR_CHRIV.G15414.T2); this encodes MFVSSIIAHLPSRVRGRLMAFHVKGLAFTELGGEMNGQLQIAEPRVFENKYHMFVFCLDEEIPLSSGNLFT